TTGACTCCGTTCGCTTCGTGCATGATTGAATCTATGAGAGGTTGGCTGATAGGAAAGAAAATTTCCTTTCAATTTTCAAAATACCGTCTTATTTGCCCAATTTTCGCATTTTTTCTCTTCTCAAGTTATTGACACCTTTTTAGGGAAAAAATCGCATAGAAGCGAAATCTCGCGGTCTGACGAGGTATTTTTTCGTGCAAGCTGAAACTTTTCCTGAAAAATCAAATTTTTAAGAGAAAGCGATTTTTTTCATTCAACTTTCATTTCATTTTAAAAATACAATCCGCGTGAGCTGTTCTGGTTCTTTTCTCTCTCGTTGCCGTCCTGCTGGTATATATATTTGGTGTGCGTATTTGGTGGTCTATTTGGTGGGGAACGGGAAGAAATTAGAAATCAAGAAGTTATGATAGGTGAGCGTGATTGGTGTATCTAAATTGCGTGATTGAAGTATCCAAGTTGCGTGATTGAAGTATCCAAGTTTGACTTAGTAAGCAAATCTCGGTATATTTTATTTGTAAACCTTATTTTGGAGCTAATTTGACTTCTACTAACATTCACTTTAACTAAAAATACGCTCTAAGTCCTCTTCCGTAAGGGAGGGGATACAGAGCGACGCCGTAAGGCGTTGTATTGACAAGCGTCAGTTCTGAACATAGAATAAGGGTATGGAGTACAAGCTGGATAAAGGGTGTCATTCTGTATATTCCCTTCAGTTCCACCTTGTATTAGTGGTAAAGTATAGGAAAAAGGTTCTGATAGGGAAGCTTGCAGAAAGACTAAAGGAGATAGTTGTGGAAGTAGCAGAGCACTTTGGTATTGAGATAATAGAGCAGGAAACGGATAAAGACCACATTCACATCCTGTTTTCCTCACGACCTACGGTTATGCTTTCAAGGTTTGTGAATTCACTCAAGTCAGTAACATCAAGAAAACTGAGGAGAGAGTTCCCAGAAGTTATGAGAAAGGAGCTTTGGGGTGGAAAGTTCTGGTCTCCATCCTACTTCATAGCAACGACTGGACAGGTGAAACTGGAGGACATAAAAAGATATGTCCAGAGCCAAGGAAGAAAGTAAATTTTTGCTTACCTATAAATTCAGAGCTTATCCTTCTGCTCTGCAGGAATACAAGTTGGAAAACTGGCTTTTTGCTCTATGCTGGCTCTACAACCATGCACTTGAAGAAAGGAAAAGAGTCTGGAAGGAAGAGAGGAGAACTGTAAAATATTCAGAACAACAAAACAACCTACCTAAGCTCAAGAAGAAAGAACCGATACTAAAACTTGTTCACTCCCAAGTTCTCCAAGATACACTCAGGAGAGTAGATAAAGCATTCCAAAAGTTTTTCCAAGATTTAGAGAGGAAGAAGAAAGGAGAAAAGGTAAAGGTTGGTTACCCAAAAAAGAAACCGATAGCGAAATACAAGTCTCTTACTTTTTCGCAAGTCTGGATGAAACAGAAAGGGAAATTAGTTCCGATAATCAAACTGGAAAAGAAGAATAACCGATTTGCATACCTTCACCTACCCAAGATAGGTAAACTCAAGATAAGACTGCATAGAGAAATTGACTGGACAAGAGCAAAGACAGTAACAGTAAAGAGAGAACCAAGCGGAAACTGGTATGTATGCATAAGCGTAGAAGTTGACCTTGACCAGATACTCAAAGAGGCAGAAGAAAGGGTAGAAAGAAAGATAAAAACGGTAGGAATAGACTTAGGAGTGAAACATCTTGCAGTGACCAGTAAAAAAGACTACATAAAGCATCCGAAATTTATACAAAAACTTGAGAAAAGACTAAAGAGAGAACAGAAGAAACTATCAAGGAAAGAAAAAGGGAGCAGAAACTTTGAAAAGCAAAAAAAGAAAGTAGCAAAGATACACGAAAAAATAAAAAACGCAAGAAGAGACTTTCTCCATAAACTATCAAGGAAGTTAGTAGGAAGATACCATCTGATAAGCTTTGAAGACCTTGACATACCCGGTCTTGTAGAAAACAACCCATTAGCAAAACTAATACTTGATGCAGGATGGGGAACACTCATTACCTTTACCACCTATAAAGCCGTAATGGCAGGGGTAAAGGTGGTAAAAGTAGATGCGGCATATACAACTCAAGAATGTTCTTACTGTGGACTAAAAGTTCCCAAAACATTAGCAGATAGGATGCACAAATGTCCGAGATCGGAATAGAGCTTGATAGAGACTATAACGCAAGCATAGTAATAGACAAGAGAGGAATAGAGAAAGAAGGGCTCACCCACCTTACGGGTGGTAGGGTCGGAGCGACCCGAACTTACGCCTGTGGAGAGGGCACTGGCGGGGTCTCCTCAAAAGGGGAGATTAGCTATCCCTCGCTGAAGCAGGAATCCCCTTGCGGGT
This Desulfurobacterium atlanticum DNA region includes the following protein-coding sequences:
- a CDS encoding RNA-guided endonuclease InsQ/TnpB family protein, which produces MSRAKEESKFLLTYKFRAYPSALQEYKLENWLFALCWLYNHALEERKRVWKEERRTVKYSEQQNNLPKLKKKEPILKLVHSQVLQDTLRRVDKAFQKFFQDLERKKKGEKVKVGYPKKKPIAKYKSLTFSQVWMKQKGKLVPIIKLEKKNNRFAYLHLPKIGKLKIRLHREIDWTRAKTVTVKREPSGNWYVCISVEVDLDQILKEAEERVERKIKTVGIDLGVKHLAVTSKKDYIKHPKFIQKLEKRLKREQKKLSRKEKGSRNFEKQKKKVAKIHEKIKNARRDFLHKLSRKLVGRYHLISFEDLDIPGLVENNPLAKLILDAGWGTLITFTTYKAVMAGVKVVKVDAAYTTQECSYCGLKVPKTLADRMHKCPRSE
- the tnpA gene encoding IS200/IS605 family transposase, translated to MEYKLDKGCHSVYSLQFHLVLVVKYRKKVLIGKLAERLKEIVVEVAEHFGIEIIEQETDKDHIHILFSSRPTVMLSRFVNSLKSVTSRKLRREFPEVMRKELWGGKFWSPSYFIATTGQVKLEDIKRYVQSQGRK